A stretch of Sphingorhabdus sp. YGSMI21 DNA encodes these proteins:
- the rph gene encoding ribonuclease PH: MRPSGRAPDEMRAISIETGFTKHAEGSCLISFGDTRVLCTASIETSLPPWMRGKGTGWVTGEYSMLPRATHTRGSREAARGKQSGRTQEIQRLIGRSLRSVVDLKKLGERQITLDCDVIQADGGTRTASISGAWVALRLAVNGLLDQKVLKEDPIQQKIAAISCGIFDGTPVLDLDYDEDSNAGADANFVLTGDGNIAEAQATAEGQTFDDEGLMRLMRLAKIGCGQIFEAQDKAVG, encoded by the coding sequence ATGCGACCATCGGGCCGTGCGCCGGACGAAATGCGCGCCATTTCCATCGAAACCGGATTTACCAAACATGCCGAAGGAAGCTGCCTGATCAGCTTTGGCGATACGCGGGTATTGTGCACCGCCAGCATCGAGACGAGCCTGCCACCATGGATGCGCGGCAAGGGTACCGGCTGGGTTACCGGCGAATATTCGATGCTGCCCCGCGCCACCCACACAAGAGGATCGCGCGAAGCGGCGCGCGGCAAACAGTCGGGCAGAACGCAGGAAATCCAGCGGCTTATCGGACGCTCTTTACGCAGCGTCGTCGATCTGAAGAAGCTCGGCGAGCGGCAGATCACGCTCGATTGTGACGTGATCCAGGCCGATGGCGGCACGCGGACCGCTTCGATCAGCGGCGCCTGGGTGGCGCTGCGGCTGGCGGTCAACGGATTGCTCGACCAGAAAGTGCTCAAGGAAGACCCGATCCAGCAGAAGATCGCGGCGATCAGCTGCGGTATCTTTGACGGCACGCCGGTTCTCGACCTCGACTATGACGAGGACAGCAACGCCGGCGCCGACGCCAATTTCGTGCTGACCGGCGACGGCAATATCGCCGAGGCGCAGGCGACTGCCGAGGGTCAGACCTTTGACGACGAAGGCCTTATGCGGCTGATGCGGCTGGCGAAAATCGGCTGCGGCCAGATTTTCGAGGCGCAGGACAAGGCGGTCGGTTAG
- a CDS encoding IS5 family transposase (programmed frameshift), producing the protein MARFDLSDAEWSIIAPLLPNKPRGVARVDDRRVLNGIFYILRTGSPWRDLPARYGPYTTVYNRFNRWAKAGVWINIFNALAAGSPESMAFIDSSIIRAHQHSSGGKKGGPDHAIGLSRGGLSTKLHAVVDAEGLPIRLALSQGQISDHAAAAGLVASLKRLRHLVADRGYDARALVEQVEAMGATAHIPTQRNRKIQRSVAANIYRQRNLVERYFCKLKHFRRCATRFDKLARNFLATVALASTRLWLRFYESTT; encoded by the exons ATGGCACGATTTGATTTGAGTGATGCGGAGTGGTCGATTATCGCTCCGCTATTGCCCAACAAGCCGCGCGGCGTGGCGCGGGTGGATGACCGGCGGGTACTAAACGGTATTTTTTACATTTTGCGCACGGGCTCGCCCTGGCGGGACCTTCCGGCACGCTATGGCCCGTACACGACGGTCTACAATCGCTTCAACCGATGGGCGAAGGCTGGTGTTTGGATTAATATATTCAATGCCTTGGCAGCAGGTTCGCCAGAATCCATGGCATTTATCGACAGTTCCATCATTCGCGCTCACCAGCATTCCAGCGGTGGTAAAAAGGGGG GCCCGGATCACGCCATTGGTCTCTCTCGTGGGGGACTGAGTACCAAGCTGCATGCCGTGGTCGATGCCGAGGGCTTGCCAATCCGTCTCGCCCTGTCGCAAGGCCAGATATCCGATCATGCGGCCGCCGCCGGTCTGGTCGCCAGCCTGAAACGCCTACGCCATCTCGTCGCCGACCGGGGTTATGATGCCCGCGCCCTGGTCGAACAGGTCGAGGCCATGGGTGCCACAGCCCATATCCCAACCCAGCGCAATCGCAAGATACAACGCTCAGTCGCCGCGAACATATATCGTCAGCGCAATCTGGTCGAAAGATACTTCTGTAAACTCAAGCACTTCCGAAGATGTGCCACCCGCTTCGACAAGCTCGCCAGAAACTTCCTCGCCACCGTCGCACTCGCGTCAACCAGACTCTGGCTAAGATTTTATGAGTCCACGACCTAG
- a CDS encoding PadR family transcriptional regulator: MKFGTGGPDGSGRGSGRGSGRGRGRGRGGPPGEKFARAFAQAAFEGGKGKRRARMFRRGELKLLTLHLIAEEPRHGYDLIRQIEELTGGHYAPSPGIVYPTLTLMAEMDLIDEKVDGDGKKIYSITEAGSARLAEDEAQIAEILERLEGVSKMGEASDGASVRRAMHNLKSAIRIRLAEEEKGSDKILDVTAIIDEAASKIERLK; encoded by the coding sequence ATGAAATTTGGAACCGGAGGCCCCGATGGGTCTGGACGTGGATCTGGCCGGGGGTCTGGCCGGGGCCGGGGCCGCGGAAGAGGCGGGCCGCCCGGCGAGAAATTCGCCCGGGCTTTCGCCCAGGCCGCCTTCGAAGGCGGCAAGGGCAAAAGGCGCGCCCGGATGTTCCGGCGCGGCGAACTGAAGCTGCTGACCTTGCACCTGATCGCCGAAGAACCGCGGCACGGTTATGATCTGATCCGTCAGATCGAGGAGCTGACCGGCGGCCATTATGCGCCCAGTCCGGGGATCGTCTATCCGACGCTGACCCTGATGGCGGAAATGGACCTGATCGACGAAAAGGTCGATGGCGACGGCAAGAAGATCTACTCGATCACCGAAGCGGGTTCTGCCCGTCTGGCCGAGGACGAGGCGCAGATCGCCGAGATTCTCGAACGGCTGGAAGGCGTATCCAAAATGGGCGAGGCCAGCGATGGCGCGTCCGTCCGCCGCGCGATGCACAATCTGAAAAGCGCGATCCGCATCCGGCTCGCCGAAGAAGAAAAGGGATCAGACAAGATCCTGGACGTCACCGCGATCATCGACGAGGCTGCGAGCAAGATCGAGCGGTTGAAATAG
- the rdgB gene encoding RdgB/HAM1 family non-canonical purine NTP pyrophosphatase produces MTHRKLTPGRLVIASHNQGKVREIRALLEPFGIEPVSAGDLDLPEPEETGTTFAENALLKARASAEGSGCVALADDSGLCVAALDGKPGVYTADWAERQWFEGEPGRDWYMAMGKVEGKLAEQGPDVDRSAYFACTLALAWPDGHSEVFEGRVQGNLVWPPRGTLGFGYDPVFQPIGFTETFAELDPAQKQAMSHRADAFRKLVESCF; encoded by the coding sequence ATGACCCACCGCAAACTCACCCCCGGACGCCTCGTGATCGCCAGCCATAATCAGGGCAAGGTCCGCGAAATTCGGGCGTTGCTGGAACCTTTCGGGATCGAACCGGTGTCGGCGGGTGACCTCGATCTGCCCGAGCCGGAGGAAACCGGGACGACCTTCGCCGAAAACGCGCTGCTCAAGGCACGCGCGAGTGCAGAGGGTTCGGGTTGCGTGGCGCTGGCCGATGACAGCGGATTGTGCGTGGCGGCGCTGGACGGCAAGCCGGGGGTCTACACCGCCGACTGGGCCGAACGGCAATGGTTTGAAGGCGAGCCCGGCCGCGACTGGTATATGGCGATGGGCAAGGTCGAGGGAAAACTGGCCGAGCAAGGCCCCGACGTCGACCGCAGCGCCTATTTTGCCTGCACATTGGCGCTGGCATGGCCGGATGGCCATTCGGAAGTGTTCGAGGGCCGTGTTCAGGGCAATCTCGTCTGGCCACCGCGCGGGACTTTGGGTTTCGGCTATGATCCGGTGTTCCAGCCGATTGGTTTTACCGAGACATTTGCAGAACTCGATCCGGCGCAGAAACAGGCGATGAGCCACCGGGCCGATGCGTTCCGGAAACTGGTCGAGAGCTGTTTTTGA
- a CDS encoding SDR family oxidoreductase: MDLGIAGKIALVNGGSAGLGRGAALALAREKTELYVTARGEERLLQTCDELARETGANITPIVADHSSDEGREAILSICPSPDILVATCSPPPFSGDFRTVGRAEWEEALSLTLLSPVEFIKATIDGMVERKWGRIVNIATGAAKYPAAMRVLSGPPRAALVNYTVAVAKQVAKHGVTINNILPGMHHTDGIRDMFDSQAETNGTSYDEEVAKFVKQVRIPVGRFGDAEDMGMFVAMFCSEMAGYATGQSLVVDGGMGNSIF; this comes from the coding sequence ATGGATCTGGGAATTGCGGGCAAAATTGCGCTGGTCAATGGCGGGAGCGCCGGACTGGGGCGCGGGGCGGCTCTGGCACTGGCGAGAGAAAAGACCGAATTATACGTCACCGCGCGCGGCGAGGAGCGGCTGCTGCAAACGTGCGACGAGCTGGCCCGCGAAACCGGCGCCAATATCACGCCGATTGTCGCCGATCACAGCAGCGACGAGGGCCGCGAGGCGATCCTGTCCATCTGCCCCAGTCCGGATATCTTGGTCGCCACCTGCTCGCCTCCCCCCTTCTCCGGCGATTTCCGCACGGTCGGCCGCGCGGAATGGGAGGAGGCCCTGTCGCTGACCCTGCTCAGCCCGGTGGAATTCATCAAGGCAACCATAGACGGCATGGTCGAGCGCAAATGGGGCCGGATCGTCAATATCGCGACCGGCGCGGCCAAATATCCCGCCGCGATGCGCGTGTTGTCGGGGCCACCGCGTGCGGCTCTGGTCAATTATACGGTTGCAGTAGCGAAACAGGTCGCCAAACATGGCGTGACGATCAACAATATCCTCCCCGGCATGCATCACACGGACGGGATCAGGGATATGTTCGACAGCCAGGCCGAGACCAATGGCACCAGCTATGACGAGGAAGTTGCCAAATTCGTCAAACAGGTCCGGATCCCGGTCGGACGCTTCGGCGACGCGGAAGATATGGGCATGTTCGTCGCGATGTTCTGCAGCGAAATGGCGGGTTACGCCACCGGACAGAGTCTGGTGGTCGACGGCGGCATGGGCAATTCTATTTTCTAG
- the hrcA gene encoding heat-inducible transcriptional repressor HrcA: MPNTPITEMTTRAQDIFRVIVESYLDSGAPVGSRTISKAPGLELSPASIRNVMQDLEELGLLAAPHTSAGRMPTELGLRLFVDGMMQAAAPTQQERDAIESQITEKGPVEDALRATTSILSGLSSCAGLVLVPKREPRLKQFSFVKLSEGQGLAILVSQDGAVENRVLDLPPGVSDSALVEAGNYLTARYGGMTLSQALSTVDREISAGELAIDKASEDLVKAGMVTWSRDPADRPVLIVRGQANLLEESNLQDLDRVRRLLDELEGKQEIARLLDNARDAEAAKIFIGAENKLFSLSGSSVIAAPYKDSDGQVVGVVGVIGPTRLNYARVVPMVDFTAQSLSRLLTK, from the coding sequence ATGCCCAACACCCCGATCACCGAAATGACCACTCGCGCCCAGGACATTTTCCGCGTCATAGTCGAATCCTATCTCGACAGCGGCGCGCCTGTCGGGTCGCGGACCATTTCCAAGGCGCCGGGTCTGGAACTCTCGCCCGCCTCGATCCGCAATGTGATGCAGGATCTCGAAGAACTGGGCCTGCTCGCCGCGCCGCATACCAGCGCCGGGCGGATGCCGACCGAACTCGGCCTGCGGCTGTTTGTCGACGGTATGATGCAGGCGGCGGCCCCGACGCAGCAGGAACGCGACGCGATCGAGAGCCAGATTACCGAAAAGGGGCCGGTCGAGGATGCGCTGCGCGCGACGACCTCGATTCTGTCGGGCCTGTCCTCCTGCGCCGGTCTGGTGCTGGTGCCCAAGCGCGAGCCAAGGCTCAAACAGTTCAGTTTCGTCAAACTGTCCGAGGGGCAGGGGCTGGCGATCCTCGTGTCGCAGGATGGCGCTGTCGAAAACCGCGTGCTCGATCTGCCGCCGGGCGTGTCGGATTCCGCCTTGGTCGAGGCCGGCAACTATCTCACCGCGCGCTATGGCGGCATGACGCTCAGCCAGGCTCTCTCCACCGTCGACCGCGAGATCAGCGCCGGCGAGCTGGCGATCGACAAGGCTTCGGAAGATCTGGTCAAGGCCGGCATGGTCACCTGGAGCCGCGATCCGGCGGACCGGCCGGTGCTGATCGTGCGCGGTCAGGCGAACCTGCTGGAGGAAAGCAATCTGCAGGATCTCGACCGCGTACGGCGGCTGCTCGACGAGCTGGAGGGCAAGCAGGAAATCGCCCGCCTGCTTGACAATGCCCGCGACGCCGAGGCGGCGAAAATTTTTATCGGCGCGGAAAATAAATTATTCTCCCTTTCTGGTTCATCTGTGATAGCGGCGCCCTACAAAGACAGTGACGGACAGGTGGTCGGCGTGGTTGGCGTAATCGGCCCGACAAGGTTGAATTACGCGCGCGTCGTACCCATGGTAGACTTTACCGCGCAGAGCCTGTCGCGTTTGTTGACCAAATGA
- a CDS encoding DUF559 domain-containing protein: MKKRLTPVARKLRRNRTDAEALLWSRLRNRQLENTKFRFQAPFDDYIADFLCHSASLIIELDGGQHVDSPEDKNRDAVMEIAGYRVIRFWNSEVFENLEGVLEEIRLAILEGKEDQPLTERD, from the coding sequence ATGAAGAAGCGCCTGACTCCAGTCGCAAGAAAACTCCGAAGAAACAGAACCGATGCAGAAGCTTTGCTCTGGTCGCGCCTTCGCAATCGCCAGCTCGAAAATACGAAATTTCGGTTTCAGGCCCCCTTTGATGACTATATAGCTGACTTTCTATGTCATTCGGCCAGCCTCATAATTGAACTGGACGGGGGTCAGCATGTCGACAGCCCTGAAGACAAGAATCGCGATGCTGTCATGGAGATCGCGGGCTATCGGGTGATCCGATTCTGGAACAGCGAGGTGTTTGAGAACCTGGAGGGCGTCCTTGAGGAAATTCGGCTGGCAATACTGGAGGGCAAAGAAGATCAACCCCTCACCGAGCGCGACTAG
- a CDS encoding PQQ-dependent sugar dehydrogenase, giving the protein MRNFKIILSVVALGALAACSNQGASSSGTKTSEAAGRVEAGPVNYTIETVAEGLDHPWSLAFLPDGAMLVTERTGKLKHIAPDGTATLVHDFASGEEYPKVHTAAGAQAGLFDVALHPAFAENGLLYISYAADQGDGTNTLSLMRFAYGETDGQPRISNGEQIFAAAPSRIQGNHYGARIIFLPGGTLMMPVGDAFHFREEAQKLDNHFGKIVRLNDDGSVPQDNPFVGKEGALPEIWSYGHRNPQGVILAADGRVLENEHGPAGGDEINEIKRGANYGWPTASYGLDYSGGRISPYEAFGGTEQSLVHFTPSIAPSGFAQYAGAAFPEWQGDLFLSALALKHVRHVDMNADGSLGKQAELFGELGTRFRDVRAGPDGFLYLLTEDESGPTSKILRVRPK; this is encoded by the coding sequence ATGCGAAACTTCAAGATCATCCTTTCCGTTGTCGCATTGGGCGCGCTGGCGGCCTGTTCGAACCAGGGGGCCTCGTCGAGCGGCACGAAGACCAGCGAAGCCGCTGGCCGTGTCGAGGCCGGGCCGGTCAATTACACGATCGAGACGGTGGCTGAGGGTCTCGACCATCCCTGGTCGCTCGCCTTTCTGCCCGACGGGGCCATGCTGGTCACTGAGCGCACCGGCAAGCTGAAGCATATTGCCCCGGACGGGACCGCAACGCTGGTCCATGATTTTGCCAGCGGCGAGGAATATCCCAAGGTTCACACCGCCGCCGGCGCGCAGGCAGGCCTGTTCGACGTGGCACTGCACCCCGCTTTTGCCGAAAATGGTCTGCTCTATATTTCCTATGCGGCCGATCAGGGTGACGGCACCAACACGCTGTCGCTGATGCGATTTGCATATGGCGAGACCGATGGCCAGCCACGGATCAGCAACGGCGAGCAGATTTTCGCTGCCGCGCCGAGCCGGATTCAGGGCAATCACTATGGCGCGCGGATCATCTTCCTGCCCGGCGGGACCTTGATGATGCCGGTCGGTGATGCTTTCCATTTTCGCGAGGAAGCGCAGAAACTGGACAATCATTTCGGCAAGATCGTCCGGCTGAATGACGATGGTTCGGTGCCGCAGGACAATCCCTTTGTCGGGAAAGAGGGCGCGCTGCCGGAAATCTGGAGTTACGGTCACCGCAATCCGCAGGGGGTCATTCTCGCGGCGGACGGTCGCGTGCTGGAAAATGAACATGGCCCGGCGGGCGGCGATGAAATCAACGAGATCAAGCGCGGCGCCAATTATGGCTGGCCGACGGCCTCTTACGGGCTGGATTATTCCGGTGGCCGGATTTCGCCTTATGAAGCGTTCGGCGGCACCGAACAGTCGCTGGTTCATTTCACGCCATCGATCGCGCCATCCGGCTTTGCGCAATATGCGGGAGCGGCCTTTCCGGAGTGGCAGGGTGATCTGTTCCTTTCGGCGCTGGCGCTCAAACATGTGCGCCATGTAGACATGAACGCCGACGGATCACTCGGAAAACAGGCGGAACTGTTCGGCGAGCTGGGCACGCGTTTTCGCGATGTCAGAGCCGGCCCGGACGGGTTTCTTTATCTGCTGACCGAAGACGAGAGCGGGCCGACCAGCAAGATTTTGCGGGTCCGGCCGAAATAG
- the grpE gene encoding nucleotide exchange factor GrpE, producing the protein MSDTKQNPGQDNGDAAAAAELDGVPESMKSGGEGESSQPENSDNRIEALENELAEAQQAVLYAQAETQNVRRRLEKDAQDARAYAATGFARDMLSVMDNMNRALEAIPAEVKDEEKWKGLINGIEATGRELQSVFEKNGIKRVASVGLPLDPNQHQAMVEIPTADKEPGTIVQEMQAGYMIKDRLLRPAFVGVAKKPEE; encoded by the coding sequence ATGAGCGATACCAAGCAGAATCCCGGACAAGACAATGGCGACGCCGCGGCCGCAGCCGAGCTGGATGGCGTGCCGGAGTCGATGAAAAGCGGCGGAGAAGGTGAATCTTCCCAGCCGGAAAATTCCGACAATCGGATCGAGGCGCTGGAGAATGAACTGGCCGAAGCCCAGCAGGCGGTTCTCTATGCCCAGGCCGAGACCCAGAATGTCCGCCGCCGCCTCGAAAAGGACGCGCAGGACGCCCGCGCTTATGCCGCTACCGGCTTTGCCCGCGACATGCTCTCGGTCATGGACAATATGAACCGCGCCCTCGAAGCCATTCCCGCCGAGGTCAAGGACGAGGAAAAGTGGAAGGGCCTGATCAACGGCATCGAAGCCACCGGCCGCGAGCTGCAATCCGTGTTCGAGAAAAACGGCATCAAGCGCGTCGCCTCGGTCGGCCTGCCGCTCGATCCCAACCAGCATCAGGCAATGGTCGAAATTCCCACCGCTGACAAAGAACCCGGCACGATCGTACAGGAAATGCAGGCCGGTTATATGATCAAGGATCGGCTGTTGCGGCCTGCGTTTGTGGGTGTGGCGAAGAAGCCGGAGGAATAG
- a CDS encoding GNAT family N-acetyltransferase: MPVTTRRYRQEDRQAFIDLNRDWIEEYFVLEDSDRQQLEELEASILGKGGQIIVALLDDMVVGAGAILPPHHDPQDGRQWLEVIKMAAQKDMRGQGIGRAVLDALIAEGTAMGADAIWLETNAELKAAIRLYERRGFQHLSADHLWPTPYARCNVQMVLEL, encoded by the coding sequence ATGCCCGTAACAACCCGTCGCTACCGCCAGGAAGACCGTCAGGCCTTCATTGATCTCAACCGCGACTGGATCGAGGAATATTTTGTTCTCGAGGACAGCGACCGTCAACAATTGGAAGAATTGGAAGCATCTATTCTCGGCAAGGGCGGGCAGATCATCGTTGCCCTTCTCGACGATATGGTAGTCGGCGCGGGAGCGATCCTACCCCCGCATCATGACCCGCAGGATGGCCGGCAATGGCTGGAAGTCATCAAAATGGCGGCGCAAAAAGATATGCGTGGTCAGGGCATTGGCCGGGCCGTGCTGGACGCGCTGATTGCGGAAGGGACGGCTATGGGGGCGGACGCCATCTGGCTCGAGACCAATGCAGAACTGAAAGCCGCAATCCGTCTTTACGAACGGCGCGGCTTTCAACATTTGTCTGCTGATCATCTGTGGCCCACGCCTTATGCGCGGTGCAATGTCCAGATGGTTCTCGAGCTTTGA
- a CDS encoding serine hydrolase domain-containing protein, with product MTTPIHGTCDPRFAAVKAAFANNFSEHDDLGASVAITLNGEFVVDLWGGHLDEARTQPWQEDTLVNVWSSTKTMAAMSLLLLADRGDVDLYAKAGKYWPEFAQNGKEDVEVRHFLSHSAGLSGMDEKIEGDAFYDWEWMTTALAKQKPWWEPGTQSGYHALTQGHLIGEIVRRVTGQTIGNFFRQEIAEPTGADFHIGADASLDGRITNLVPPKSGPAPNPDSIAGRTFANPGVDATEPRKRAWREAEIPAANGQGNARSIVRAQTAMANGGQAFGKTILSEAGTKRIFDKQTEGTDLVLGLPLTFGMGYGLNNPATPISPNANTAFWGGYGGSSVIIDQDAGLCFSYVMNKMESGLLGDPRGFGLAAAMYMSMA from the coding sequence ATGACAACCCCGATACATGGCACCTGCGACCCCCGCTTTGCAGCAGTGAAAGCGGCCTTCGCCAATAATTTTAGCGAGCATGACGATCTCGGCGCGTCCGTTGCGATCACCCTGAACGGAGAATTTGTCGTCGACCTGTGGGGCGGCCATCTCGACGAGGCGCGCACCCAGCCATGGCAGGAAGACACGCTGGTCAACGTCTGGTCGAGCACCAAGACGATGGCGGCCATGTCGCTGCTCCTGCTCGCCGACCGCGGCGATGTCGATTTATATGCAAAAGCTGGCAAATATTGGCCGGAATTTGCCCAAAATGGCAAAGAAGACGTCGAAGTCCGGCATTTTCTCTCCCATAGTGCCGGTCTCTCCGGCATGGACGAGAAGATCGAGGGCGACGCATTTTACGACTGGGAGTGGATGACCACCGCTCTCGCCAAACAGAAGCCGTGGTGGGAACCGGGCACGCAGTCGGGCTATCACGCCCTCACCCAGGGCCATCTGATCGGCGAAATCGTCCGCCGCGTAACCGGGCAGACGATCGGCAATTTCTTCCGTCAGGAAATCGCCGAGCCAACCGGCGCGGATTTCCATATTGGCGCGGATGCATCGCTCGACGGCCGCATCACCAATCTGGTGCCGCCGAAGAGCGGCCCTGCCCCCAACCCGGATTCGATCGCCGGGCGAACCTTTGCCAATCCCGGCGTCGACGCCACCGAGCCGAGAAAACGGGCCTGGCGCGAAGCGGAAATTCCGGCGGCCAATGGTCAGGGCAATGCCCGCAGCATCGTCCGCGCCCAGACCGCCATGGCCAATGGCGGCCAGGCCTTCGGCAAGACGATCCTGTCGGAAGCCGGAACGAAGCGGATATTCGACAAACAGACCGAAGGCACCGATCTGGTGCTCGGCCTGCCGCTGACCTTTGGCATGGGCTATGGCCTGAACAACCCGGCCACGCCGATCAGCCCCAATGCCAATACTGCTTTCTGGGGCGGCTATGGCGGATCGTCGGTGATCATCGACCAGGACGCGGGCCTGTGCTTCTCCTATGTCATGAACAAAATGGAATCCGGCCTGCTCGGCGATCCGAGAGGCTTCGGGCTGGCGGCGGCCATGTATATGTCGATGGCCTAG